The following coding sequences lie in one Anticarsia gemmatalis isolate Benzon Research Colony breed Stoneville strain chromosome 16, ilAntGemm2 primary, whole genome shotgun sequence genomic window:
- the LOC142979412 gene encoding uncharacterized protein LOC142979412 has product MNKASSDPKVKKTLVRNYELKVKPSSRRQVVHDVACSSTSTKKSSSTSEKENELSQPSLCSSGVIANYLTEVKKSAPPPISAEDLNVDKKIVCAKVTKKLNFQFNDRIYKNLIELNASVDELKSKKDRRPSSSTTSLKKDLEPNIEDFYEDEKEIDSPPNIPVIKPKFKPIKKVENGRLHKLVAAFEDL; this is encoded by the exons ATGAATAAAGCTAGTTCTGATCCGAAGGTTAAGAAAACGCTTGTTAGAAATTATGAATTGAAAGTTAAACCATCTTCTCGCAGGCAAGTTGTCCATGATGTCGCTTGTTCTTCGACATCAACTAAAAAGTCCTCAAGTACATCGGAAAAGGAGAATGAACTGAGCCAACCGTCCTTATGCTCTAGTGGAGTGATAGCCAATTATTTAACTGAAGTCAAAAAGTCCGCTCCGCCGCCGATATCGGCGGAGGATTTAAATGTTGACAAAAAGATAGTATGCGCGAAG GTCACCAAGAAATTAAACTTCCAGTTCAATGATAGAATATACAAGAACCTCATAGAATTAAATGCCAGTGTTGATGAGTTGAAAAGTAAGAAGGACAGGCGACCCTCGAGCAGTACAACTTCTCTCAAGAAAGATCTAGAACCTAATATTGAAGACTTTTATGAAGATGAAAAGGAAATAGACTCTCCGCCAAACATTCCAGTTATCAAACCTAAatttaaaccaataaaaaaagttgaaaatggTAGATTACACAAATTAGTTGCTGCTTTTGAAGATTTATga
- the LOC142979420 gene encoding activating signal cointegrator 1 complex subunit 2 yields the protein MSKTSVEFTNPENLPVERLSLSVTNAGVVQQIKALDPYWVEKREMTLYERPPSFSTMVLGAVDTWKARMEGYLEDMKWLLALEHHRFWSTIIHHPQCMDALVSFLQEASPPYLPPHEIKDVQRIYEEIRRLVLIVFSRLVTNKESKSHWMSKEYMAELLYNKFIITVPIIWDLCLTYGVDNTRHVARVLDCVFSLQAQYERDVLAALAFVKEAFKYIILQVNKDFDSEEPPNLPETFKGFSEIRRPSSTKQQDRLTFEVLKDLVIHLLDTAMTMRIFVEVYPKGVELFRKANFIISIVQLYEYGIPLLYEKLEETGDQTSVQYTEVDGYIDSARAELIDVFREALAVYKNKIFSGEGSIASHVEDYLAVMMDGLSERLLIKDYHACYPVHEDLEMLRQAYPDIDSVKTDFILQAIYSNLDEPIPDIRHAPPPQLTNGHTEQEATPTDTEIPDNVREESLISEVKDILPHLGDGFILKCLQHYGFNAERVINSILEGNLAEPLRGIDQSLPIIPEDPLDKKFLETGIQRLNVFDGDQFDIMTRDDVDLSKIHVGKKKSKYKDLKDMLDDKTDVKKLDIYSKYNLVCDEVDMYSDEYDDTYDSDGVTPSADVDDHRRPFVTPRALANNKREQEEESEEESEPEEEKPGSSNNRTRMDFCSNPEEMRARREANYSARRGRGNKPAPQPRNMDVTGKPKGQGQEKDVIHNRNRKEQHKSSRANHNRRQGAQWKRSQGMMPS from the exons ATGTCAAAAACTAGCGTTGAATTTACT AACCCTGAGAATTTGCCGGTGGAGAGGTTAAGTTTATCGGTTACGAATGCGGGCGTTGTTCAGCAAATCAAAGCTCTG GACCCATATTGGGTGGAGAAACGCGAGATGACACTGTATGAGAGGCCACCATCATTCAGTACAATGGTGCTAGGAGCCGTCGACACATGGAAAGCACGGATGGAGGGATACTTAGAAGATATGAAGTGGTTGTTAGCTTTAGAACATCATAG ATTTTGGAGTACAATAATCCATCACCCTCAGTGCATGGATGCGTTAGTGTCATTTCTACAAGAAGCCAGTCCACCGTACTTACCCCCACACGAGATCAAAGACGTACAGAGGATATACGAGGAGATCAGAAGACTGGTGCTCATTGTGTTCAGTAGGCTTGTTACTAATAAGGAAAGTAAG TCGCACTGGATGTCAAAGGAATACATGGCAGAGTTACTATACAACAAGTTCATAATAACCGTGCCTATAATATGGGACCTGTGTTTGACGTACGGTGTGGACAACACGAGGCATGTGGCGCGGGTGCTCGACTGCGTGTTCTCATTGCAAGCGCAGTATGAACGAGACGTGCTGGCCGCGCTCGCGTTTGTTAAAGAG GCTTTCAAATACATTATCCTACAAGTAAACAAAGACTTCGACAGTGAAGAACCTCCGAACTTGCCAGAAACATTCAAGGGTTTCTCCGAGATCAGACGTCCATCCTCCACGAAGCAGCAGGACAGGCTCACGTTTGAAGTGCTGAAGGACTTAGTTATACACCTACTAGACACTGCTATGACTATGAGGATATTTGTTGAAGTCTATCCCAAAGGTGTGGAGCTATTTAGAAAAgcgaattttattattag TATAGTTCAGTTGTACGAGTACGGCATCCCCCTGCTGTACGAGAAGCTGGAGGAGACAGGCGATCAGACCAGCGTGCAGTACACCGAGGTGGATGGTTATATAGACAGTGCGAGGGCCGAGCTTATAGACGTGTTCAGAGAAGCGCTGGCTGTTTATAAGAATAAGATATTTAGCGGCGA GGGTAGTATAGCAAGTCACGTAGAAGACTACTTGGCGGTGATGATGGACGGTCTCTCGGAGCGGCTCCTCATCAAGGACTACCACGCCTGCTACCCGGTGCACGAGGACCTGGAGATGCTGCGACAGGCCTACCCTGACAT AGATTCCGTAAAGACTGACTTCATACTGCAAGCGATATATTCGAACTTAGACGAGCCGATACCGGACATAAGGCACGCCCCGCCGCCGCAACTGACCAATGGGCACACAGAACAGGAGGCCACGCCCACGGACACGGAGATACCCGACAATGTGCGGGAAGAGTCGTTGATATCCGAAGTGAAAGATATACTGCCACATCTAGGAGATGGATTCATATTGAAATGTTTGCAACATTATGGGTTTAATGCGGAGAGAGTTATTAATAGTATATTGGAAGGGAACTTAGCGGAGCCACTGAGAG GCATAGACCAGTCCCTCCCAATAATCCCAGAAGACCCGCTCGACAAGAAGTTCTTAGAGACCGGCATCCAGCGGCTGAACGTGTTCGACGGGGACCAGTTCGACATCATGACGCGGGACGACGTCGACCTCTCCAAGATCCACGTCGGCAAGAAGAAGTCCAAGTACAAGGACCTGAAGGACATGCTCGATGACAAGACAGATGTTAAGAAACTTGATATTTATAGCAAATATAA CCTGGTATGCGACGAGGTGGACATGTACTCGGACGAGTACGACGACACGTACGACTCGGACGGCGTCACGCCCAGCGCCGACGTCGACGACCACCGCAGACCCTTCGTCACGCCACGAGCACTCGCCAATAACAAGAGAGAACAGGAG GAGGAATCAGAAGAAGAATCAGAACCGGAAGAAGAGAAGCCAGGCAGTAGTAACAACAGAACTAGGATGGACTTCTGTAGCAACCCGGAGGAGATGCGGGCGCGCAGGGAGGCCAACTACAGCGCCAGGAGGGGGAGGGGAAACAAGCCTGCGCCACAACCTAG aaatatggaTGTCACCGGCAAACCGAAAGGGCAAGGTCAGGAGAAAGATGTGATCCACAATCGTAATCGTAAGGAGCAGCACAAATCATCTCGCGCCAACCACAACAGGCGGCAGGGCGCGCAGTGGAAGCGGAGCCAGGGGATGATGCCGTCTTAG